A genomic segment from Nicotiana sylvestris chromosome 1, ASM39365v2, whole genome shotgun sequence encodes:
- the LOC138872673 gene encoding uncharacterized protein translates to MKDHIIKKYCELWDIVTDGPLATMKKNAEGVDVPKTRADCNAENLRKWKKNAKTKKWLVCGLCPDECSRIQRCITTKKIWDTLQVTHEGIPQVKRSRGILLYFQYEIFTIKEGETIQEMYIRFTILTNELKTFGRVILEEDKVGKILTRVLPVTWERKITAI, encoded by the coding sequence ATGAAAGATCACATCATCAAAAAATATTGTGAGCTATGGGACattgtcactgatggtcccctggctaccatgaagaagaatgctgaaggtgtagatgtgccaaaaacaagagctgactgcaatgCTGAGAACTTGAGGAAATGGAAAAAGAATGCTAAgaccaagaaatggcttgtgtgtggactttgTCCAGACGAGTGtagtagaattcaaagatgtatcACTACTAAGAAaatctgggacactttgcaagtgacTCATGAAGGAatacctcaagtgaagaggtccagaggaatACTGTTGTATTTTCAATATGAGATCTTCACCATTAAGGagggagaaaccatccaagagatgtatataAGGTTCACcatactaacaaatgaacttaagacttttggaagggttattcttgaagaggACAAAGTTGggaaaattttgacaagggttTTGCCAGTCACTTGGGAAAGAAAAATCACTGCCAtttag